The following is a genomic window from Variovorax paradoxus.
GCGCCGTCGATGGCCGCGGCCTCGATGAGCGCCTTGGGAATGGACTGCAGCCCGGCCAGGAAGAAAAGGAAGTTGTAGGAAATCTGCTTCCAGATGGCGGCCACGACAATGAGCGACAGCGCCTGGTTGGAATTGAGCAGGTGGTTCCAGTCCATGCCCATCTTGCGCAGGCCGTAGCTCACCACGCCGATGCTCGGCGAGAACATGAACACCCACAGCACGCCCGCGATGGCCGGTGCCACCGCGTACGGAATGATCAGGAAGGTCTTGTAGAACAGCGAGCCGCGCAGGATGCGGTCGGCAAAGATTGCCAGCAGGAGCGACACGGCAATGCCGATGCCGGCCACCAGCACCGAGAACAGCGCCGTGACCTTGAACGACTCGATATAGGCCGGGTCGTCGAACAGGGTCTTGAAGTTCTCCAGGCCCACGAAGACGGTGGAGGTGCCGAAGGCGTCTTCGGTCTGCATCGACTGCCAGATCGCCTGGCTGGCGGGCCAGAAGAAGAACACCAGGATGACCGCCATCTGCGGCGCGATCAGCAGCCATGGCAGCCATGCCGATCGGAATAGAACGCGTTTTTCCATAGCCCCTCGAATCCCTCAAAAAACGAAACGCCCGCCCACGGCTTTTGCAGTGGCGGGCGGGCGAGTCTACTTCGGCGCCGGGCCGAACCTGGGCGTCAGCCCTTGTTTGCTTTCTCGAAGCGTTCGAGCTGCTCGTTACCGCGCTTGACGGCGGCATCGAGGGCTTCCTTGGCAGTGCGCTTGCCGTTCCAGATCTGCTCGGTTTCCTCGTCGATGATGGTCCGGATCTGCACGAAGCTGCCCAGGCGCACGCCGCGCGACTTGTCGGTGGTCTTGCGGATCATCTGCGTCACGGCCACGTCGGTGCCGGGGTTCTCCTTGTAGAAGCCCGAGGCATCGGTCAGCTTGTAGGCCGCGGTGGTGATGGGCAGGTAGCCCGTGCGCTTGTGACTCTCGGACTGAACCTTGGTGTCGGACAGGAAGGTGAAGAAGTTGGCCACGCCCTTGTAGTGGTCGGCCGGCTTGCCGGACATGACCCAGAGGCTGGCGCCGCCGATGACGGTGTTTTGCGGCGCGCCCTTCACGTCGGGGTAGTAGGGCAGGGTGGAGATGCCGTACTTGAACTTGGCGTCCTTGGCCACGCGTGCGTACAGGCCCGAGGAGCCGGTCATCATTGCGCATTCGCCCGACGGGAACGCTGCGTCGGCCGTGTTGTTGCGGCCCTTGTAGACGAAGGTGCCGTCCTTGGACATCTTGGCCAGGTTCTCGAAGTGCTTCACCTGCAGCGGCGAGTTGAAGGCCAGGCGCGCCGAGGTGCCGCCAAAGCCGTTGTTCTGCGTTGCGTACAGCGTGTTGTGCCAGGCCGAGAAGCTCTCGAGCTGGGTCCAGCTCATCCAGCTGGTGGTAAACGGGCACTTGTGGCCGCTGGCCTTGAGCTTGTCGGCCGCGGCAATCACTTCGGGCCAGGTGGTGGGCGCCTTCTCGGGGTCGAGGCCGGCTGCCTTGAAGGCGTCCTTGTTGTAATAGAAGATGGTGGTGGAGCTGTTGAACGGGAAGCTCAGCATCTGGCCGTTGGGCGCGGTGTAGTAGCCCGACACGGCGGGCACGTACACGCTGGGGTCGAACTTGGCGCCGCCGGAGTTCATGACTTCGCCCACGGGCTTGATGGCGCCCTTGGAGGCCATCATGGTGGCGGTGCCAACCTCGAACACCTGCAGGATGTCCGGCGCATTGCCGGCACGGAAGGCCGCAATTGCGGCGGTCATCGATTCGTCGTATTGGCCCTTGTAGGTGGGCACGACCTTGAATTCCTTCTGGCTGGCGTTGTATTGCTTGGCGAGGTCGTTGACCCATTCGCCGAGCGGCCCGCTCATGGAATGCCACCACTGGATTTCGGTTTGGGCATGGGCCACATTGAACAGCGTGGTGGCGGCCAGCGCCGATGCCAGCGCGAGCGTCTTGAATCGCATGAAGACTCCTGATGGGAAATGAAAGCGCGGATGCTAGGCCATATGGATGACATGGCCGCGTCACATTGGCGCACGGACTGTTGTCATTTTCCAATCGGGAAAACCCCTTTGGCGCAAGGCTTCCCGCAGGGTGCGGCCCCTCGTGTTGCGCCGCAGCATGCTAGCATCGACTTCCCTTTTTTCGGCCTAGCCTGTTGCCGTGGCCGGGGCTTCCGCGAGTACGTCATGAGCAGCAAAACCTCCCTCGAAAAAAGCAGGATCAAGTTCCTTTTGCTCGAAGGCATCCACCCCTCCGCCGTGGAGGTCCTGCATGCCGCCGGCTACACCAATGTCGAGTCGCTGCCGGGCGCGCTCCCCGATGCGGAGCTCAAGGCCAAGATTGCCGACGTTCACTTCCTGGGCATCCGTTCGCGCACGCAACTGACGGCCGAGGTTTTTGCGGCCGCCCACAAGCTGGTGGCGGCCGGGTGCTTCTGCATTGGCACCAACCAGGTCGACCTGGAGGCCGCGCGCGAACACGGCGTGGCGGTGTTCAACGCGCCTTATTCCAATACGCGCTCGGTGGCCGAGCTGGTCCTGGCCGAAGCCATTCTTCTCTTGCGCGGCGTGCCTGAAAAGAGCGCAGTGGCGCACCGCGGCGGCTGGCTCAAGTCGGCGGAAAACGCCTTCGAGATTCGCGGCAAGACGTTGGGCATCGTGGGCTACGGCTCCATTGGCGCCCAGTTGTCGGTGCTGGCCGAGGCTCTGGGCATGCACGTGGCTTTTTTCGACGTGGTCACCAAGCTGCCATTGGGCAACGCACGCCAGGTGCGCGAGCTGCACCAGTTGCTGGCCCAGAGCGACATCGTCACCTTGCATGTGCCCGAGACGCAGGCCACCCAGTGGATGATTGGCGCCGCAGAAATTGCCGCCATGAAGCCGGGCTCCATCCTGATCAACGCCTCGCGCGGAACGGTGGTGCAGATCGAGCCGCTGGCCGAGGCCCTGAAGCAGAAAAAGCTGCTGGGCGCCGCGATCGACGTCTTCCCGGTCGAGCCGCGCACCAACAAGGACGAGTTCCAGTCGCCTTTGCGGGGCCTGGACAACGTGATTTTGACCCCCCACATCGGCGGCTCGACCATGGAGGCCCAGGCCAACATCGGCCTCGAAGTGGCTGAAAAGCTGGTCAAGTACAGCGACAACGGCACCTCGACCTCGTCGGTCAACTTTCCCGAGGTGGCGCTGCCGGCGCACCCCGGCAAGCACCGGTTGCTGCACATCCACCGCAACGTGCCCGGCGTGCTGTCGGAAATCAACAAGATCTTCTCGGACAACAACATCAACATCTCCTCGCAGTTCCTGCAGACCAACGAGAAGATCGGCTATGTGGTGATGGACATCGACGCGGCCTACTCCGACCTGGCGCTGGAAAAGCTGGCCAAGGTGAACGGAACGATCCGCAGCCGCGTGCTGTTCTAAGGCCCCTCCGGGCAAACCCGCGGGCGGTGGCCTAAAATCCCCACCCCCGGCTATGGGCGCGCAGCGCCCGGCCGAGGTGCCACCCCGATGAATGCTCCGACCGCGTTGACCACGCTGTTGTCGCAGGCCGCAGAGCCTGTACGACTGCGCGAGATCCCCTATAACTACACCAGCTTTTCCGATCGAGAGATCGTGATCCGCCTGTTGGGCGAGCGCGGCTGGGAACTGCTCCAGACCCTGCGCGCCGAGCGCCGCACCGGCCGGTCGGCGCGCATGCTGTACGAAGTGCTCGGCGACATCTGGGTGGTGCAGCGCAACCCCTACCTCGTCGACGACCTGCTCGACAACCCGCGCCGCCGCGGCCAACTGGTCGATGCGCTCAGGCACCGCCTTGCCGAAGTCCAGAAGCGCCGCACCCCCGATAGCGATCTGCCGCGCGACCAACTCGTGGGTGAACTGACCGCACTTGTCGGCCAGGCCGTTGCGGCCTTCGACACCGCTTTTCGCGACGTGGCGGCCTTGCGCCGCAAGGCCACGCGCGTGCTGGGCCGCCTCACGGCCAAGGACAACATCAAGTTCGACGGCCTCTCGCGCGTGTCGCACGTGACCGACGCCACCGACTGGCGTGTGGAATATCCGTTTGTGGTGCTGTGCCCCGACACCGAGGCCGAGATGGCGCTGCTGGTCAAGGGCTGCATCGAGCTGGGCCTCACCATCATCCCGCGCGGCGGCGGCACGGGCTACACCGGCGGCGCCATTCCGCTCACGTGGAAGAGCGTGGTCATCAACACCGAAAAACTCGAGGCCATGACCGAGGTCGAGATGGTGTCGCTCCCGGGCCTGGAAGCGCCCGTGGCCACCGTCTGGACCGAAGCGGGCGTGGTCACCCAGCGCGTGGCCGACGCGGCCGAGCGCGCGGGCTATGTGTTCGCGGTCGATCCCACCTCTGCCGAAGCCTCGTGCGTCGGCGGCAACGTGGCGATGAACGCGGGCGGCAAGAAGGCCGTGCTCTGGGGCACGGCGCTCGACAACCTGGCCTCGTGGCGCATGGTCACACCGCAGGCCGAATGGCTCGAAGTCACGCGCATCGGCCACAACCTGGGCAAGATCCACGACGCCGAGAGCGCCGTGTTCGAGCTGCAGTATTACGCCGCCGACGGCAAGACCAGGCTGCGCACCGAGCGGCTGGACATTCCCGGCCGCACCTTCCGCAAGGAAGGCCTCGGCAAGGACGTGACCGACAAGTTTCTTTCGGGCCTGCCAGGCATCCAGAAAGAGGGCTGCGACGGCCTCATTACCAGCTGCCGCTGGGTGGTGCACCGCATGCCGGCGCACACGCGTACCGTGTGCCTCGAATTCTTCGGCAACGCGAAAGATGCCGTGCCGAGCATCGTCGAGATCAAGGACTTCATGTTCGCCGAGCAGAAGCGCTCGGGCGTGCTGCTGGCCGGCCTCGAACACCTGGACGACCGCTACCTGAAGGCCGTGGGCTACGCCACCAAGTCGAAGAAACACGGCGGCCTGCCGAAGATGGTGCTGTTCGGCGACATTGCGGGCGACGACGCCGATGCGGTGGCGCGCGTCACCTCCGAAGTGGTGCGCATCGCCAACTCGCGCAGCGGCGAAGGCTTCATTGCCATCAGCCCCGAGGCGCGCAAGAAGTTCTGGCTCGACCGCAAGCGCACCGCGGCCATCAGCAAGCACACCAACGCCTTCAAGATCAACGAAGACGTGGTCATTCCGCTGCCGCGCATGGCCGAGTACAGCGACGGTATCGAGCGCATCAACATCGAGCTCTCGCTGCAGAACAAGCTCGCGCTCACCGACGCGCTCGAAGCCTTCTTGCTGCGCGGCAACCTGCCGCTCGGCAAGACCGACGACGCGCACGAGATTCCGGCGGCCGAGCTGCTGGAAGACCGCGTGGCGCAGGCCGTGGCGCTGGTGCAGGGCGTGCGTGCCCTCTGGGCCGAATGGCTGCGCGATGTCGACACGCTGTTTTCGCAGCTGCAAGACCATACGCTGCGCGCCAGCTGGAAGACCCAGCTGCGCCAGCCGCTGCAGGAGATTTTCAGCGGCGCCGAATTCGCGCCCATCCTGGCCGAGTGCACGGCCATTCACAAGCAGGTGCTCAAGGGCCGCGTGTGGGTTGCGCTGCACATGCACGCGGGTGACGGCAATGTGCACACCAACATTCCCGTCAATAGCGACAACTACGACATGCTGCAGACCGCGCATGCGGCGGTGGTGCGCATCATGGCGCTGGCGCGCAGCCTTGACGGCGTGATTTCGGGCGAGCACGGCATCGGCATTACCAAGCTCGAATTCCTGAGCGACGAAGAGCTGAAGCCCTTCATGGACTACAAGCAGCGCGTTGACCCCGAAGGCCGCTTCAACAAGGGCAAGCTGCTGCGCGCGCCTGCCGGCGAAAGCATCGAGCTGCATGCCGACCTGACCAACGCCTACACGCCGAGCTTCGGCCTCATGGGGCATGAGTCGCTGATCATGCAGCAGAGCGATATCGGCGCCATTGCCGACAGCGTGAAAGACTGCCTGCGCTGCGGCAAGTGCAAGCCGGTGTGCGCCACCCACGTGCCGCGCGCCAATCTGCTGTACAGCCCGCGCAACAAGATCCTGGCGACCTCGCTGCTGGTGGAGGCCTTCCTCTACGAGGAGCAGACCCGGCGCGGAATCAGCATCAAGCACTGGGAAGAGTTCGAGGACGTGGCCGACCACTGCACCGTGTGCCACAAGTGCCTCACGCCGTGCCCGGTCAAGATCGACTTTGGCGACGTGTCGATGAACATGCGCAACCTGCTGCGCAAGATGGGACAGAAGAGCTTCCGCCCCGGCAATGCGGCCGCAATGTTCTTCCTCAACGCCACCAATCCGCAGACCATCAAGGCGGTGCGCGCGGGCATGGTGGGCATCGGCTTCAAGGCGCAGCGGCTGGCCAACGACCTGCTGCGCGGGCTTGCCCGCAAGCAGACCGCCGCACCGCCGGCCACGCTGGGCCCGGCGCCGGTGAAAGAGCAGGTGATCCACTTCATCAACAAGAAGATGCCGGGCAACTTGCCGAAGAAGACGGCGCGCGCGCTGCTCGACATCGAGGATGCCGACTACGTGCCGATCATCCGCAACCCGAAGGCGACCACGTCGGAAACCGAGGCGGTCTTCTACTTTCCGGGCTGCGGTTCGGAGCGGCTCTTCTCGCAGGTGGGCCTGGCCACGCAGGCCATGCTCTGGCATGCGGGCGTGCAGACCGTGCTGCCGCCGGGCTATTTGTGCTGCGGCTATCCGCAGCGCGGCAGCGGCCAGTTCGACAAGGCCGAGAAGATGATCACGGACAACCGCGTGCTCTTCCACCGGGTGGCCAACACGCTCAACTACCTGGACATCAAGACGGTGGTGGTGAGCTGCGGCACCTGCTACGACCAGCTGCAGGGCTATCAGTTCGACAAGATCTTTCCGGGCTGCCGGATCATCGATATCCACGAGTACCTGCTCGAGAAGGGCATCACACTGGCCGATGCGAACGGCGGTGGCTACCTGTACCACGACCCCTGCCACAGCCCCATGAAGCTGCAGGACCCGATGAAGACGGTGAAGGCGCTGGTCGGCGACAACGTGCTCAAGAACGATCGCTGCTGCGGCGAGTCGGGCACGCTGGGCGTGTCGCGGCCCGACATTTCCACGCAGATCCGCTTCCGCAAGGAAGAAGAGCTCAAGAAGGGAGAAGCCGCCTTGCGTGCGAACGGCCAGGTCGGCGAAAAAGACAACGTCAAGATCCTGACCAGCTGCCCGAGCTGCCTGCAAGGCCTCTCGCGCTACGGCAACGACCTGAACAATGGCTTGCTCGAAGCCGACTACATCGTGGTCGAAATGGCCAACAAGATTCTCGGCAAGGACTGGATGCCCGAATACGTGGCCGCCGCCAACCATGGCGGGATCGAGCGGGTGCTCGTATGACCAGGCAGCAGGGTTGTCCGTTCTGCGAAGGCCCCGGCGGCCGCGTCGTGTTCGAAGGCGCGAAGCTTCGCGTCATCCATGCCGAAGAGGCCGGCTTCCCGGCCTTCTACCGCGTGATCTGGCGCGAGCATGCGGCGGAGTTTTCCGACCTCGATGCCGCCGACCGCGTGCTGTGCATGGAGGCCGTCGTGGTGGTCGAGCAGTGCCTGCGCGAGCATCTGGCGCCTACCAAGATCAACCTTGCGGCGCTCGGCAACATGGTGCCGCATCTGCATTGGCATGTGATTGCGCGGTTTGCGGGCGACACGCATTTTCCCGGCTCCGTCTGGGCGCCGGTGCAGCGCGAGGCGAATGCGGCACAAGAGGCCGCCGTGGCCGCGCGCCTGCCTGCGCTCGAGAGTGCGATGATCGCCCGACTGGGCACAAGGAGCTTTTGATGGCAGGTTTGCAAGCCGGCGCACCGACGCCGCAATCGATCACCGTGCACGGCCAGTCGCGCATGCTCGAGGTCGGTTTTTCCGACGGCGCCACGTTTCGCATTCCGTTCGAGCTGATGCGCATCTATTCGCCATCCGCCGAAGTGCAGGGCCACGGCCCAGGCCAGGAAGTGCTGCAGACCGGCAAGCGCGAGGTCGAGCTGGTCGACCTGAAGCCGGTGGGCAACTACGCCGTGCAGCCGGTCTTCAGCGACGGGCACGACACGGGCATCTTCTCGTGGAACCTGCTGTATGAACTCGGCGCCAAGCAGGCCGAGCTCTGGGCCGAATACGAACGCCGGCTTGCTGCCGCGGGTGTCGACCGCGATGCGCCGATGCTCGACAAGGGCGGCTCCGCCTGCGGCAGCCACTGACGTCCAAACGTCCTTCGCTACCGAAAAGATAGCCGCGCAGGCAGGCGCGGCGCGCCCTGCAGCGCCCCGCTATTTGAAGAAAAAGCAACAAATGCCCGGCGTCTTCGCAGGGTCGCCATCTTGAGGTGTGTGCTTCCGGCCTAATATCAGGCGCATGAGCACCACCCACTTCGGCTTCGAGAAAGTCGACGAAAGCGAGAAAGCGCAACGTGTTCGCGGCGTCTTCGACTCCGTCGCCACGCGTTACGACCTCATGAACGACCTGATGTCGATGGGGCTGCACCGCGCCTGGAAGGCCTACACCGTGATGGTGGCCAACGTGGGCGAAGGCTCGCGTGTGCTCGACATCGCGGGCGGCACCGGCGACCTCGCACTGGCTTTCTCCAAGAAGGTCGGCGCCAGCGGGCAAGTGGTTCACACCGACATCAACGAAGCCATGCTTCGCACCGGCCGCGACCGCCTGCTGGATGCCGGCGTGGCGCTGCCCACGCTGGTGTGCGACGCGGAAAAACTGCCCTTTCCGAGCGACCATTTCGACGTGGTGACCGTGGCCTTCGGCCTGCGCAACATGACGCACAAGGACATCGCCCTGAAGGAAATGAACCGCGTGCTCAAGCCGCGCGGCAAGCTCCTGGTGCTCGAGTTCTCGAAGGTCGCCAAGCCGCTCGCAAAGGCCTACGACTGGTATTCGTTCAATGTGCTGCCGCGCCTGGGCAAGCTGGTGGCGGGTGACGACGCGAGCTACCGCTACCTGGCGGAATCGATCCGGATGCATCCCGCGCAGGACGAACTCAAGACCCTCATGAAAGAGGGCGGTTTCGGGCATGTGGACTATCACAACATGACGGGTGGCGTGGTCGCCCTTCATGTTGGAATCAAGTGTTGATGACGCGAATTCTTTCGCTCTAAAGAGGAGACGACATGAAAAGTTTGAGTTCTTTGTTTTTGGCTTGCGTGCTGGCCCTGGTCAGCGTGCAGGCCGATGCGGCTCGCATCGGCGGCGGCAAATCGGTCGGCCGCCAGTCGTCCAATGTGACGCAGCGTGAAGCCACATCGCCCAGCTCGCCCGCGCAGCAAAACGCGACCAATGCAGCGCCGCGGCCCGCAACGCCGTCGCCTGCTGCTGCGGCGCCCAAGCGCCCATGGGGTGCAATGCTTGGCGGCCTGGCCGCCGGCCTGGGCCTGGCCTGGCTCGCGAATTCGCTCGGCCTTGGTGCCGGCTTTGCCAACATCCTGCTGATCGGCCTGCTCGTCATGGCCGGCCTCTTTGTGTGGCGCATGTTCAAGGCGCGTTCGGCCGCATCGGCGGGCGCCAACCGCCAGGGCGGCTTCGCCTTCCAGGGTGCAGGCAATCCAGCCAACGCCAGCGCGCCTGCGCAGTACAGCCCCGCCAACGTCGGCAACGACGCCTCGGCACGGCCGTGGGAGCGCAACGCAACCGCCTTTGACGCCTCGCCCGCACACACGGACGAGCGGCATGGCAGCAGCCTTTCCGCGGCCGGTGCTGCGGCCGGCGGCAGCATGATCGGCTCGGCCCTCTCGGGCTCGCAGTCCTGGGGCATTCCAGTCGGCTTCGACGTGGACGGCTTCCTCGGTGCGGCCAAGCGCAACTTCGTGACGCTGCAAGACGCCTGGGACCGTGCAGACGTCGGCACCCTGCGGTCGATGATGACCGACAGCATGGTCGACGAGATCCGCACCCAGCTGGCCGACCGTGCCAGCCATACCGGCGGTGCGCCGAACAAGACCGACGTGGTGATGCTCGACGCCAAGCTGCTCGGCATCGAGGAACTGGCCGACGCCTACATGGCCAGCGTGGAGTTCTCCGGCATGATCCGCGAAGACGACTCGGCCGGCCCCGGCCCGTTCCGCGAAGTCTGGAACATGACCAAGCCCGTCAGCGGCAACAGCGGCTGGCTGGTGGCAGGCGTGCAAGCACTGCAGTAAGCGCATTCCGGCGGCCATGAGGCCGCTTACAGAACCGATAATGGGGACATGGCCACACCATCGTCCCCATTTTCTTTTCTCGACGACCTGTTCAATCGCATCGGCGAACGGCTGCAGCCGCCCGCCTGGGCGGTGCACGAGATCCAGCACCGCGCGGTGCTGTTTCTCAACCATGTGCTGCAGCAGGAGCCCGAAGCCCAGCAGCGGCTGCTGCGGCAGCAGGGGCGGGTGGTGCGTTTCCAGTGGCGCTTCGTCACCATGCAGCTGGTGGCCACGCCCGCCGGCCTGCTCGACCTGGCCCCGCCGGGCTCCGTGCCCGAACTCACGCTCACCGTCACGGATGAGTCTCCCTTCGACTTGGCGCGCGCCACGCTGCGCGGCGACAAGCCGTCGGTACAGATCATCGGCGACGTGCAGCTTGCGGCCGAGGTCAACTGGCTGGTCGACCATGTGCGCTGGGACGTTGAAGACGACCTCGCGCGCCTGATCGGCGACGTGCCGGCGCACACCATTGCCAACGGCGCTCGCAAGGTTGCGGGCGCGCTGCGCCAGTTTGTCGGCGGCAAGGCCGGCGGTTCGGCGGCCGGCCCGGCGAGCACGGCCGAATGAGGCGCTTCTACCGCGGCGTCTTCATCGTCTGGGTCGCACTGCGCTACGGCCTGGACGAGCTCGTGCTCACGAGCTTCCAGAAACCCTGGCTGCGCGTGGTGGCGCGGGTCGTCTCCATCGGTCGCAACCTCGACGCCCCGCGCGGCCAGCGCCTGCGCGAGGCGCTCGAGCGGCTGGGCCCCATCTTCGTGAAGTTCGGCCAGGTGCTCTCTACCCGGCGCGACCTGCTGCCGCCCGACATTGCCGACGAACTTGCCTTCTTGCAGGACCGCGTGCCGCCGTTCCCGTCGTCGGTGGCCATTGCCACCATCGAGCGGGCTTTCCGCCGTCCGGTGGGCGACGTGTTCGTGCAGTTCGACGAGACGCCGATTGCCAGCGCGTCCATCGCCCAGGTCCACTTTGCGACCATTCGCACCAACCTGGGCGAGGTGCGGGAGGTTGCCGTCAAGGTTCTGCGCCCCAGCATGCGCGGCGTGATCGAGAAGGACCTTGCCCTCATGGCCATGATGGCCGGCTGGGTCGAGCGGCTCTCGCCCGACGGCAAGCGCCTGAAGCCGCGCGAGGTGGTCGGCGAGTTCGACAAATACCTGCACGACGAGCTCGACCTGGTGCGGGAGGCCGCCAACGCAGCCCAACTGCGCCGCAACATGGCCGAGCTCGACCTGGTGCTGATCCCCGAGATGTTCTGGGACTTCTGCCACCCCGAGGTGATCGTGATGGAGCGCATGAACGGCGTGCCCATTGCGCAGCTCGACCGCCTGCGCGCGGCTGGCGTCGACATTCCCAAGCTCGCCCGCGACGGCGTCACGATCTTCTTCACCCAGGTGTTCCGCGACGGCTTCTTTCATGCCGACATGCACCCGGGCAACATCCAGGTGAGTCTTGCTCCGGAGACCTTCGGCCGCTACATCTCGCTCGATTTCGGGATCATCGGCACGCTGACCGAGTCGGACAAGGAATACCTCGCGCAGAACTTCGTGGCCTTCTTCCGGCGCGACTACAAGCGCGTGGCCGAGCTGCACCTGGAAAGCGGCTGGGTGCCCGAAGGCACCCGCATCGACGAGCTGGAGGCGGCAATCCGCACCGTGTGCGAGCCGTATTTCGACCGGCCGCTGAAGGAAATTTCGCTCGGCATGGTGCTGATGCGGTTGTTCCAGACCTCGCGCCGCTTTCACGTCGAGATCCAGCCGCAGCTGGTGCTGCTGCAAAAGACCCTGCTCAACATCGAGGGCCTGGGCCGCCAGCTCGACCCCGAGCTCGACCTCTGGCACACCGCCAAGCCCTTCCTCGAGAAGTGGATGGTCGACCAGATCGGGCCCAAGAAGCTGTTCCAGCAGCTCAAGGCCGAGGCGCCGCGCTACGCGAAACTGCTGCCGCAACTGCCCCGCCTGCTGCACGATTTCCTTGAAAATCGGCCGGCCGACAATCGCCGCGAGCTGCTTGAATTGCTGGCCGCGCAAAAGCGCACCAACCGGTTGCTGCAGACCATCATCTATGGTGGCATAGGATTTGTATTGGGTTTGCTCGCCATGCAACTGCTGGTGCGCGTGAAGTTGTTCTAGAGGAGATTTCCCCGTGTTGCTGACGCTGGTTGTCGTTTATCTGCTGGTCACCATCGCGATCGGCCTCTACGCCGCCAAGCGGGTCAAGAACACCACCGACTTCGCCATTGCGGGGCGGCACCTGCCGCTCTTCATGATCGTGACGACCACCTTTGCCACCTGGTTCGGCTCCGAAACGGTGCTCGGCATTCCGGCCAAGTTCATCGAAAACGGATTGAGCGGCGTGGTCGAAGACCCATTCGGTGCGGGCACCTGCCTCATCCTGGTCGGGCTGTTTTTCGCGGGCAAGCTCTACCGCATGACGCTCCTGACCATCAGCGACTACTACCGCGAGCGCTACGGCCGCGGTGTCGAGGTGGCCTGCTCGCTCATCATCATGCTGAGCTACCTGGGCTGGGTTTCGGCGCAGGTTACCGCGCTGGGGCTGGTGTTCAACGTGCTTTCCATTGGAGCCATCAGCATTCCGGTGGGCATGGTGATCGGGGTGGTTTCCATCCTGGCGTACACGCTCTTCGGCGGCATGTGGTCGGTGGCGGTGACCGACTTCATCCAGATGATCATCCTTGTCGCGGGGCTTGCCGTCATTGCCGTGTTCGCCGGCAACATGGCTGGCGGCGCCGACAAGGTGGTCGCCTTTGCGGTCAGCAAGGACCTCTTCAAGTTCTGGCCCGAGCCCAACTGGCACGACATGGTGTTCTTCTTTGCCGCGGCCATCACGATGATGCTGGGCTCCATTCCGCAGCAGGACGTGTTCCAGCGCGTCATGTCGGCCAACAGCGTGAAGGCGGCAACGCGCGGGCCGGTCATCGGCGGCGTGGCGTACATCCTGTTCGCCTTCGTGCCGATGTTCCTCGTGGCCAGTGCGCTGTTGATCATGCCCGAGCAGACCGCCACGCTCCTGAAGGAAGACCCGCAAAAGGTGCTGCCGACCCTGGTGCTCGAGAAGATGCCCTTCGTGATGCAGGTGCTGTTCTTCGGTGCGCTGCTGTCGGCGATCAAGTCGACCGCCTCGGCCACCTTGCTGGCGCCCAGCGTTACCTTCACCGAGAACATCTGGCGCCAATTCCGTCCGTCGGGCACCGACCGCGAGAACCTCATGACCATGCGCATCACCGTGCTGGTCTTCAGCGCGGCCGTGTTGGCCTATGCCATCCGCATGCAGGGCACGCCCATCTACGAACTGGTGTCGGGCGCCTACCAGGTGCCGCTGGTGGGCGCTTTCGTGCCGCTGGTGTGCGGCCTTTACTGGCGCCGCGCCACCACGCAGGGAGCCCTCGCTTCGATCCTGTTCGGCATCGGCACCTGGCTGCTGTTCCTGTCGATGCCCTGGGGCGCCGCGTTTCCGGCCCAGTTGGCCGGTGTGCTCGCCTCTTTCGGCGGCATGGTGGCCGGATCGCTG
Proteins encoded in this region:
- the ubiE gene encoding bifunctional demethylmenaquinone methyltransferase/2-methoxy-6-polyprenyl-1,4-benzoquinol methylase UbiE, whose amino-acid sequence is MSTTHFGFEKVDESEKAQRVRGVFDSVATRYDLMNDLMSMGLHRAWKAYTVMVANVGEGSRVLDIAGGTGDLALAFSKKVGASGQVVHTDINEAMLRTGRDRLLDAGVALPTLVCDAEKLPFPSDHFDVVTVAFGLRNMTHKDIALKEMNRVLKPRGKLLVLEFSKVAKPLAKAYDWYSFNVLPRLGKLVAGDDASYRYLAESIRMHPAQDELKTLMKEGGFGHVDYHNMTGGVVALHVGIKC
- a CDS encoding HIT family protein produces the protein MTRQQGCPFCEGPGGRVVFEGAKLRVIHAEEAGFPAFYRVIWREHAAEFSDLDAADRVLCMEAVVVVEQCLREHLAPTKINLAALGNMVPHLHWHVIARFAGDTHFPGSVWAPVQREANAAQEAAVAARLPALESAMIARLGTRSF
- a CDS encoding DUF971 domain-containing protein; the encoded protein is MAGLQAGAPTPQSITVHGQSRMLEVGFSDGATFRIPFELMRIYSPSAEVQGHGPGQEVLQTGKREVELVDLKPVGNYAVQPVFSDGHDTGIFSWNLLYELGAKQAELWAEYERRLAAAGVDRDAPMLDKGGSACGSH
- a CDS encoding FAD/FMN-binding oxidoreductase, giving the protein MNAPTALTTLLSQAAEPVRLREIPYNYTSFSDREIVIRLLGERGWELLQTLRAERRTGRSARMLYEVLGDIWVVQRNPYLVDDLLDNPRRRGQLVDALRHRLAEVQKRRTPDSDLPRDQLVGELTALVGQAVAAFDTAFRDVAALRRKATRVLGRLTAKDNIKFDGLSRVSHVTDATDWRVEYPFVVLCPDTEAEMALLVKGCIELGLTIIPRGGGTGYTGGAIPLTWKSVVINTEKLEAMTEVEMVSLPGLEAPVATVWTEAGVVTQRVADAAERAGYVFAVDPTSAEASCVGGNVAMNAGGKKAVLWGTALDNLASWRMVTPQAEWLEVTRIGHNLGKIHDAESAVFELQYYAADGKTRLRTERLDIPGRTFRKEGLGKDVTDKFLSGLPGIQKEGCDGLITSCRWVVHRMPAHTRTVCLEFFGNAKDAVPSIVEIKDFMFAEQKRSGVLLAGLEHLDDRYLKAVGYATKSKKHGGLPKMVLFGDIAGDDADAVARVTSEVVRIANSRSGEGFIAISPEARKKFWLDRKRTAAISKHTNAFKINEDVVIPLPRMAEYSDGIERINIELSLQNKLALTDALEAFLLRGNLPLGKTDDAHEIPAAELLEDRVAQAVALVQGVRALWAEWLRDVDTLFSQLQDHTLRASWKTQLRQPLQEIFSGAEFAPILAECTAIHKQVLKGRVWVALHMHAGDGNVHTNIPVNSDNYDMLQTAHAAVVRIMALARSLDGVISGEHGIGITKLEFLSDEELKPFMDYKQRVDPEGRFNKGKLLRAPAGESIELHADLTNAYTPSFGLMGHESLIMQQSDIGAIADSVKDCLRCGKCKPVCATHVPRANLLYSPRNKILATSLLVEAFLYEEQTRRGISIKHWEEFEDVADHCTVCHKCLTPCPVKIDFGDVSMNMRNLLRKMGQKSFRPGNAAAMFFLNATNPQTIKAVRAGMVGIGFKAQRLANDLLRGLARKQTAAPPATLGPAPVKEQVIHFINKKMPGNLPKKTARALLDIEDADYVPIIRNPKATTSETEAVFYFPGCGSERLFSQVGLATQAMLWHAGVQTVLPPGYLCCGYPQRGSGQFDKAEKMITDNRVLFHRVANTLNYLDIKTVVVSCGTCYDQLQGYQFDKIFPGCRIIDIHEYLLEKGITLADANGGGYLYHDPCHSPMKLQDPMKTVKALVGDNVLKNDRCCGESGTLGVSRPDISTQIRFRKEEELKKGEAALRANGQVGEKDNVKILTSCPSCLQGLSRYGNDLNNGLLEADYIVVEMANKILGKDWMPEYVAAANHGGIERVLV